DNA sequence from the Ornithodoros turicata isolate Travis unplaced genomic scaffold, ASM3712646v1 ctg00000955.1, whole genome shotgun sequence genome:
GTATTAGGCGAAGGAAGAGGAAATTGGAAAGGTCAGCCACTGGCAGCAAATTGATCCCGGTTGAGACCAGTACGCAATTAGACGTCAACTACAACTTCAGCACATTGACAGTCAATTGAGTTTTACTGAACCCAATTCATGTCCGATTGTGTCAAGTCGAAGCCCATTTATTCCTATTGCAGACAATGCAGAAAACCTATTTATTACAATCAGAGCTTTTAACTGGGTTACCATGTCTCTCCTGATGTCACTGTATCATTGTTACGAGATTTTCACCCCCCGAGAAGTGCCTGGCACCGTGTCATATTATACCTTTTATTTCAGCAAAGAGTACCGCATGTATTATAAGGACACAGTGTCGAAAAGTCGTATGGCTTACATAGTCGACGGCCCCGTTGTCAAGAGAAGTTTAGGAGTCTACGAGCACGTGACAAACTATAGCGACGAATACATCAACCTTGACTACAGCAACCTCAAACAGGAAGACTTTAAGCACGGAGTCTCTGTAATCCAGATGGATGCCAACGAGAAAAATGAGTTTATGGTAAGCGTGTTCCTCCCATCTACATAAAAAATGGAACCACATACTAGTTTTGTCACCTACTACCACACTTTACGAAAGGAACCGGACCTGCTTTCAAAATTTTGGAGTCTCCTCTCGCGTCTTCTCTCGAACACATCAGGATGTCTTGCTAGAACGTTTTCAGTCTCCAATCCGCAGCCTCAATAATTCCTATACAGGAGAAGAGATATGCTGTGCCCAGAAGCTGCGCCGTCCTTAAAAATTCCATCCCGGTTGTTCTCTGATGGTTAAGAATGGCTGTGTGAAGCTATTGAACCTGAACTGACTGGCGCTTTTTCCTTGAACCGGATACCTCGGGCTTCTCTCTCGGCCACATATGCAAATATACtccccttttttttatatagttTCGGAGAGTTCCTTTTCCAAGTTGGGCAGAAAATGCCTTCGCTAATTTTAGAACGTCGCTCGTCTCTCTAACCCAAACTGGAAAGTCTCTGCTTCAGTCTATCCActtctctttttcacattctttttaATGAGTAAAACATCCATTTGGGGTCCTTGATACACTTCCGTGAGGATAAAAGCGCAAAAAGGAGACAaacgcagacgacacagcaTAGAGCACGGCTTTCAACAATTCAATGGACTGTCAACCCATCTTCATTTATACAGCAGGAATTCCCATTCCCTCTCTCTGTGATAAAGTGATACTCTCTGTGCTAACACACGTGTCCTCACCTTTACCAATCAGCAGGGCTTCccaaatctctctctctctctttacttTTTGTATTTCACAATATCggagaaggaaagggaattcCTGCTGCATAAATGAAGATGGGTTGAcagagagagaactgatgttctgagggtggaacaacatacaaagcgcaaacacatacaaagcctcaaattgcctaagaaatgaacgatgaaagatgaaagtcactgaaaaggttatctttcatctttcacagtCCAGTGAATTGTTGAAAGTCGTGCTCTAGGTTATGTCGTCTGTGTTTGTCTCCTTTCAGCGCTTTTATCGTTTGGAAATGAACTGCTACAACGTTCTGCTTGCAACCCGTAACGAGGCTGGAGACCAATAAGATGTCTGCCCCGTACGCACCAATGAGATTGGGCACCTCTTGCCGTCCCGTTCCGTGACGCCATGGAAACATCCGCTGAGTCTGTTGCCCTCCCTATTGATTCGTTCTTCGTGTTTCGTAACGCTTGCTCACTGTAGCTCAAGTGCCACAGTGCTTGGAAATGTTATCCGCTACCGTGCTAGGTGCAGAGGTCGGCACTCATGCTCACCTTCCTACTCAGCTCCTCCTCGCTCCTGCTCAGCTGATTCTCCACactgagcatgaatgagcatgctGATGAGAGGGATCTTTCTCGAgcatcccacactcttaaaaaaagcgTGTACTTTAACTaattttttgccacatatataacacccttttggagagtacaattattctcaaaagggtgtctcttCACTCCCTCatgggagtagcataacacatttttccctactggagagtaatattactctccggcagggtgttatatatgttaTGATGTTATATataaaagggtgttatatatgtggcgaggaaaggagttaaattacacctttttttttttttttgaagagtgCACGCTTTGACCATTAGACTGCCCTTCGCCCACTGTCTTCTGGCCGCCATTGCAGCGGTTCAGGACACAAAGAAAGACTTAAGGTGCTATCAGGGTTAGTGTCACTGAATAGCTTCGCTTGAAGTATTGCATTCCTTTTCCCCGGCTCTATGCAGAGAAGCCGTCTGGCTACATTGAGAATCTCGATCAATTGAATCGCATTGGAATTACGAGGTGAACCCATTAGGATCATGCCTTATTCTATGTATTTCCAGCAGAGCTTACGAGAAAAGGGTTGCAAGTGTGGTGCAATTAAAGAATGCAAAACGTGAAGAAGgaaactactttttttttcttcacgtgcACTCATGTGCGCAGTCCTCTTTGGTCctgcggtgctccgctttctgcgtgacacgggtctcctgggctccctgtgagccctgtGTGTCTCTCTCGACCCAGTGGGACAGTCACCACTGCGCTCTTCagctttctccacgcttcgcaccttgtcaacgccttgtaattgtgtgacagtgtgtgtgtgacttatcagttttagttttgtgttcttcctttccttatctccttcgttttccttttcttttcttcttttccctttcttcccttttctttccccCATTTTCTCCTATTTTTCTTTGcattttcttcctcttcttcccttttctttacccccattttctccttttttcttccccttttcttttcttcttttccttttcttttcatccccttttctttccttctttcattttcctttttttttgtttggaatagcgaGCCGACCTtagtctggctgacctttcctttctttttcttaatatttCCTCTCTCTTTGGAAGGTCGGTGTATAGACGCCCAGAACAGGGTTCTTCTTTCATGAACTTGTCAGCCACATGTCTTATACGTGCTACGACAATCGTTTCGTTTTAAGGTGCAATGGAATGGCCAAGACATATGGACGCGACGAGGGAGTCTGAAAACTCTGAGCCTTGGCCAGTTCGTCTATCATCAGTTCGGAGCCGTGGCAGACGGAACGTTCTTCAACGCCACCCTCATGGAAATTCATATCACCTACACGGGTGGGGACAGCGGCGCAGTGTTCGATCACGTGAGCATGATCCACAATCCTCTAATCCTAAGGTATAGGCTCTAGGGTTCCGAGTTTTCAATTTCAATGTATTGACTTACCAGATTACATGGTGGGACAGCAAATCTAAAAGTTACCGGAAGTCACTTGACAAGGCTCTGCCGTCCAAAGTTTCAGCAGCATACATCATGTCATATATTATACACACAAACTGATAATAACAAATCAGTATTTTTATCAAGCATGAAATAAGTaacaatgtgaaaaaaaaaaagaactggtgATGATGAAAAAGAACTATTTCTATTTCTTAGCAAAGAAAGTTCGAAGATCTTTTTTTTAGTACGTATGTTTAGGGCAGCGCTATTGTTGAGTTGTTCATTGAGAAACTGCGGTAAATTATGACGAAGTGATTGATTTGCGTAATTTGTGCGAAAGAACGGAATCTTCCATTTATCGTTACAACGGAGGCAGTTGCAGGCAGTTTCGTACTTTTCATTTTGAAAAATTCGGAGGGTGTTTATCGGAGTTTTCAACTTTTACGAAATTCGGAGTTTCTCGGAGGATTAAAAAATGTCTGAAAAATGAACGGCCCCGATTTCCGGAGTATTTCGGAGCAGTCATCGCGGAGACAATGAAAGGAAAGAAGTGCAAAAGTAACTGAGAGCGCACAATATAAAGCGCACGGATGTTTTAATATACCCAGAGCCATTGAAGTACAAACAAGCGTATTTGCACAAATTGTGAATGGTGCCCAGACTTAAAATGAGTAGCAGCTGCGACGAACAGAGAACTGTTCTGTTCCAAGATAGCCCTATACCCGGTgtcaagtagagtcactaaGGTCCAGGATGCATAGAACAGACGGGACAAATGTGTGCACTGCCCTCCTTTTGGGCCATTCATACGCCCAGCGCCCCTGAAGGAGGCTACCACTTGTGACCCATTTTTTTGGTTGTAGATCAGTTTGAAGTGGAAAAGTAGGCATGCAAGAAAGGGGGGCAAAGGAACaaggaaacaggaaaaatctTAACGTCGCCACGTGCGCGTTGGAAAAATCGGTGTTCATCGGATAAATTcgattaaaaaaacaaaaaaaaacatcgaaTGGAGTTTATCGGACAAATCCGAAAAGTCAGAAGCCTAGGTATAGCGTGAGCacttttgaaaaaaagaaatctgAATTAAGAAATAtcttttttttaccttctcGTGCATTTTAAGATGTCTCCggacgaataataataatatatttaCCGATTCGTGGTGCGCATCACTGAGGGCATCCGGTTCCTCACAACACTTGATTGGAAGTGACTGAAATGACATTGAAAATAAAATGCACATACGCAGGAATGCACTTACTAATCTCGTTTAATTATTCGAGTAAGTGCTTCTGCTTACTCAATTCACTAATGACTCAGTAGGAGCATCTATTCGTTGTCGCTGGAAGCCGACATCACGGGCTACAAAGCGTCATACCCTAGTGGCACACCACCACACCAGGCGGCAGCACACCCTGGTCGTGACGGCTTTAGTGAAGACAGCGCAGGCGTGCGAGGGCAAAAATTAGAACAATGACAATCAACAACGTCCGGCATGCaggcataaaaaagaaaaaaacaccgCTAATCGCGAACATGCAGGAAAGCGCCACTAACTACAAAGGCCATGTCACGCTAGGCCGATCTCAACACAACATCACCGACGTTCGACGACGACGGCAACCGTGAGCAGACACGAAGAAGTTGGCCGATTTTAAAGTCGCAGTAGTGCGGTAGCGATAGCTGACACAAACTACTCAAAATGTCGGTCCAGTGTGACTGTCAACACCGATAAATCTGCCAAcgaaaacgaagaaaacgtTGACGAGTGAGACCACTAATGCTTGCTCGTGTACTACACACAGAACGGCAGTGCGCGACACGGTCTACTACAGTTCAGGAGGTGTGTGCCTCGAGAAGTAGAAATGTACGCTGTTTCCATATCATTATGCGCCCCCTCTCGGGCGTTACGAAAAATTACGGCACACatcgctgtgcagattgtcattcAAGTGAGATAGCATTTAAACTCTCAACGCTGGCATTCTCCAACAATGGACTGTAGAGGCCCGCGAAAACTAAAGTAGCTGACGTAATTGGTCACCACTAGCTTGTCTATGCTCCTGACGAATCGATACCACTTAATTCCCGTATGGGTTGGGCTAATCTAACCTCGCAGGGTATCATAAAGTCCGCGAACTGGTTGTTCCGGGGCATGTTAATGTCTATATATCGAAGTATTCCACGATAATCACGGGCTTGTTGTGTTTATTCAGTTTTTCTATGAAGCTGTTGCTTTGAAGCGTAATTGAAGAACCTGGCTAGACggaacttttttttcttgcgtttaggggatCCTGGGACCAGTCTATGCAGCACGACGAGCGTGAGGGCGTTCATGTGTAGTCCACTTGTACAAGCTATCATACTACCTGTTACAGTGGTAGagagagcatcccaatgaaggctactgagagATCCTCTTGTGTTTTCCGCGGTGGATAGTTCGCGACCAGCATATTCCCAGATCAGGAGGGAACCCCGTGACCCTCGCCCtcatccaccaccaccacattgcccgttttcattcttctttttgttcttcGCCCTTCCCACTATGCCCCTGCCTGGCTTGTACAGAGCTCCCACCCACGAGCAGGCTGACCGTATCTCCCTCAAACACCATTTCCCCGTGTCTGTACGACGCCCGGCCGCTGCCCCAGAGAACAGGGCAGCGTATATATTTAggcaaatatatttatttgcttgcgtGCAGTTGTGCCCTCTTTGAGCTCCGTAGTGTCCCCTGCCTGCTCTGCGTAATGCTGCTGTTATGAACGGGACACTCCTTTAGTTTCCCGTCTTGTCTCTTCTTTGTTTTCTCTCTACTTCGAAAAGCTGTACTGCTGTTCGCAATACCGAATTCAATGGCTTCTTTCACTCACTCCTCACTGCGAGGGAGTTTTCGTGGCCACGTTTGTTATCGCCTGGGAACAAACACTTCGGCGTTATCACAACGCGCGCGATCTCCAAGCAGCAGTCGATCAATGCGGGTCTAATACTCCTATCACAAGAACACTTTCGATTCGCATTGAGCCAATAGCCATGGAGCTCAATGCGGACCCGGCGCTGCTACACGGACACGCTCGAGCAGGATTGATCTCTGATCCTGCTTGACCCAATCCAGTTCCTTAAGCGGGACTGAGATTCTCAAGACGTCTTGAAGACAGCATCCTCGAACTCGGCGAATTTTTAGTggaaaacaaaaacattacattaatttgcaaatgTTCCTATACAAGCCCATGTAATTTCACGGTTACGATTTTAGCCTAGTTATGACAGGCGACTGTGTTTGCTAATTTGTTTAATCTCGACACCGAGCCCCCCGTAAAGGCTTAGTAAACAGCACAATGCGGATGCGGTTATCCtcgactttttaggaacatttGTCAATCCCAGGTTCCCAGCGTACTGCGTCGGGGCTGTCAGCGCCATTCTGTCGACAAGCCAACCTTTCAATACGCATTGAGTTGAACCGTGTAGCAGAACCGCGCACTAAACGCTCTCGAGAAACACGACGCGGATCGGGTTCAATCCGCATTGAAAGTGCCGTGTGATACCCTGCCTCAAGAAAACTCAGTGAGCTCGCTCATAAAGGCTGTCgcatttaaaggagcatggaagtgacccccaAAATGTTTTTAGTTTTTCGCTGCCACGTCTTCTACAACAAATGAAATGAgctgctgcgaaagaacgatgagcgtaggtAACCGATAcagcacgcgcaaggctctgttccgcacacctttaaagaacgctctccacatccgaagagcgccgaagcgaagccgaagacggcgtgacgtatcacgggctacggcacgtgaccagtgacgtccaacggcacagctgaaACATATTAATTAAGCGGCGTGTGAGCCGagatgaaaaaacaaagaaaaaaggcatcgAACAGGTTgtacg
Encoded proteins:
- the LOC135375896 gene encoding uncharacterized protein LOC135375896, giving the protein MSKSVKFTHVFYFPDDSTSKEYRMYYKDTVSKSRMAYIVDGPVVKRSLGVYEHVTNYSDEYINLDYSNLKQEDFKHGVSVIQMDANEKNEFMVQWNGQDIWTRRGSLKTLSLGQFVYHQFGAVADGTFFNATLMEIHITYTGGDSGAVFDHTADFMAFGYWAYYTELILSAGAYLTFEGKVDTE